The Amphiura filiformis chromosome 12, Afil_fr2py, whole genome shotgun sequence genome includes a region encoding these proteins:
- the LOC140166156 gene encoding uncharacterized protein has product MSPPPALGGTGSQASFFKDNLAKMSVYSNNSGGIPVQQPVRSRSATIFSAGHPGHHGASPTLPGTVTSGTVNPNGKGTMSCPNLLFVRSEPLEMEEFHRKLQLTVTLSDASQRLALTESYSRHRLSQSSSRGASPHRGELRHRNTSSSVSSFRSSSENETISCDESTELDISKVIPEIKIDDTGPHVPFSDRNAAEVLDFLFIGDLESANREPLLCRLNVECVVELINLSPHEVRKTIKLKDCPCVCASPMKHTRIRLSIFIDDSIQEDVVHYFDEINQFIHGAYKTHKNVLVYCLNGTSLAPTIAIQYLMQYQGMRLKDAYSLLKQRRPQTNLPGAFQSVLTRLERQLRPTSPTGFIFEKEFALSAKTPEAWT; this is encoded by the coding sequence ATAACCTTGCCAAGATGTCTGTTTACAGCAACAACAGTGGAGGGATTCCAGTGCAACAGCCAGTAAGAAGTCGTTCAGCGACCATTTTTTCCGCCGGTCATCCCGGCCACCATGGTGCTAGTCCAACCCTCCCTGGCACAGTCACATCCGGGACCGTCAATCCCAATGGAAAAGGCACCATGTCTTGTCCAAATCTACTCTTCGTCCGCAGCGAGCCACTTGAAATGGAAGAATTTCACCGAAAATTGCAATTGACAGTGACATTAAGCGATGCAAGTCAAAGATTAGCACTAACGGAGTCTTATTCTCGGCATAGATTATCGCAGAGCTCATCACGTGGAGCATCCCCTCATCGTGGGGAATTACGACATCGTAATACTTCTTCATCAGTGTCTTCTTTTCGATCTTCTTCAGAAAACGAAACAATCTCGTGTGACGAGTCAACAGAATTGGACATATCCAAAGTTATTCCAGAAATCAAAATCGATGACACTGGGCCTCACGTACCCTTTAGCGATCGCAATGCTGCCGAGGTTTTAGACTTCTTATTTATCGGCGATTTAGAATCGGCGAATCGGGAGCCTCTTCTATGTCGATTGAACGTCGAATGCGTAGTGGAGCTTATCAATCTATCCCCGCATGAAGTAAGGAAAACCATCAAACTCAAAGACTGTCCGTGTGTATGTGCATCTCCTATGAAACATACCCGAATTCGTTTGAGTATCTTTATAGATGACTCCATACAAGAAGACGTGgtgcattattttgatgaaattaatcAGTTTATCCATGGTGCCTATAAAACTCATAAAAACGTTCTGGTATACTGCCTTAATGGGACGAGTCTTGCGCCTACCATCGCGATTCAGTACTTGATGCAATATCAAGGCATGAGACTTAAAGATGCTTATTCATTACTTAAGCAAAGGAGACCTCAGACTAACCTACCTGGTGCCTTTCAGAGTGTCCTGACCCGTCTGGAGCGACAACTTCGTCCGACGTCTCCAACGGGGTTCATCTTCGAGAAGGAATTTGCATTAAGTGCTAAGACCCCCGAAGCATGGACATAA